A window of the Syntrophorhabdus sp. genome harbors these coding sequences:
- a CDS encoding acyl-CoA dehydrogenase, which translates to MDFKISDELESMRKMAYDFAVKNIKPTMEEDEKEHKYRPEIMKKMGDQGMFACLAPEKFGGLGLEEGNMAATLMAIEVARVSPSWGLPFNLQMNGPQNVLLKFGTDAQKEQFLPGLIAGTSGGCFAITEPNSGSDVASMKTTATEVDDGFILNGSKTWISGVPYCGCGVVYAMTDKAAKHKGMSAFFMDFNTPGVVQRAITTKLGLHCAPTGEIFFEEAKIPKSALLGKLGQGFNICMTMLNSTRLSSAARAVGVAESCIEEACKYANEREQFGQPIGQFQMVQEQIGRMSVEHEAAKLLVLRCAWQKDQGMNNTLETSMAKYYAAESANFCASEAVKIFGSYGFSSEYPVERYLRDAKSYQIVEGTSNVQKMIIAQFALGYRK; encoded by the coding sequence ATGGATTTCAAGATTTCTGATGAACTCGAGTCAATGCGTAAAATGGCGTACGATTTTGCTGTAAAAAATATCAAACCGACGATGGAAGAAGACGAGAAAGAGCATAAATACCGTCCTGAGATCATGAAGAAGATGGGCGATCAGGGCATGTTCGCCTGCCTCGCGCCCGAGAAGTTCGGCGGCCTGGGACTGGAAGAAGGCAATATGGCGGCAACCCTCATGGCAATAGAGGTCGCAAGGGTCAGCCCGTCATGGGGTCTTCCCTTCAACCTTCAGATGAACGGTCCGCAGAACGTTCTCCTGAAGTTTGGCACGGATGCACAGAAAGAACAGTTCCTTCCCGGTCTTATCGCTGGAACGAGCGGCGGATGCTTTGCCATCACAGAGCCCAATTCAGGGTCGGATGTGGCCAGCATGAAGACGACGGCGACGGAGGTCGACGACGGCTTTATCCTCAACGGCTCCAAGACCTGGATCTCTGGCGTGCCTTATTGCGGCTGTGGTGTTGTGTACGCGATGACGGACAAGGCGGCGAAGCACAAAGGCATGTCGGCCTTCTTCATGGATTTCAATACCCCCGGCGTTGTCCAGAGAGCGATCACCACGAAACTCGGTCTCCACTGCGCACCGACGGGCGAGATATTCTTCGAGGAAGCGAAGATCCCGAAGAGCGCCCTTCTCGGCAAGCTGGGCCAGGGTTTCAACATCTGCATGACGATGCTGAACTCCACCCGCTTGAGCTCAGCGGCAAGGGCCGTTGGCGTGGCGGAGAGCTGCATCGAAGAAGCCTGCAAGTACGCAAATGAAAGGGAGCAGTTCGGCCAGCCGATAGGCCAGTTCCAGATGGTCCAGGAGCAGATCGGCCGCATGTCCGTCGAGCATGAGGCGGCAAAGCTTCTCGTCTTAAGGTGCGCATGGCAGAAGGACCAGGGAATGAACAACACCCTCGAGACCTCGATGGCGAAGTATTACGCGGCCGAGTCGGCGAACTTCTGCGCCTCGGAAGCCGTGAAGATCTTCGGTTCCTACGGGTTCTCCTCCGAGTACCCTGTCGAGAGGTACCTGAGAGACGCCAAGTCCTATCAGATCGTCGA